A single window of Cytobacillus dafuensis DNA harbors:
- a CDS encoding DUF2627 domain-containing protein yields MVRIIALLILLIPGFLAAYGIKLMRDMVFGNLLSPFPFLWLQFLTGLLLFLTGLGFVAGFILYRDRKRNKVQVRFQRK; encoded by the coding sequence ATGGTTAGAATTATTGCTTTACTTATATTATTAATACCCGGTTTTTTGGCTGCATATGGAATAAAATTAATGAGGGATATGGTGTTTGGAAATTTACTTAGTCCATTTCCATTCTTATGGCTTCAATTTCTAACTGGGCTTCTTCTATTTCTAACTGGGCTTGGCTTTGTGGCTGGCTTTATCCTTTACCGTGATCGAAAAAGAAATAAAGTACAAGTACGTTTTCAAAGAAAATAA
- a CDS encoding glycerophosphodiester phosphodiesterase has translation MTLIFAHRGYSHLFPENTMKAFKEAEYAGSDGIELDVQLTKDGEIVVIHDEKVDRTTNGKGFVKDFTFNELRKLDASYPKKTFLKKEPIPSLYEVLEWMKTNHIICNIELKNGIFPYEGMEEKVIALIRAYNMTDRVVLSSFNHYSIVNCYRMAPEIETAPLFSEGLYMPWIYAESIGAKSIHPKYTIAKTELIKASMEYGIAVRPYTVNKENTMHRLFSAGCSAFITDDPVKAIKIREQYC, from the coding sequence ATGACACTTATTTTTGCGCATAGGGGATACTCACACCTTTTCCCTGAAAACACTATGAAAGCTTTTAAAGAAGCTGAATACGCTGGTTCCGATGGAATCGAACTAGACGTTCAACTAACAAAGGATGGTGAAATCGTAGTCATCCATGATGAAAAAGTAGATAGGACAACGAATGGAAAGGGTTTCGTAAAAGATTTTACATTTAATGAGTTAAGAAAGCTAGATGCGAGTTATCCAAAAAAAACATTTCTAAAAAAAGAACCCATTCCTTCTTTATATGAAGTTTTAGAATGGATGAAAACGAACCATATTATTTGTAATATCGAATTAAAAAATGGTATTTTTCCATATGAAGGCATGGAGGAAAAGGTGATAGCTCTAATTCGTGCTTATAATATGACTGATCGTGTTGTTCTATCTTCATTTAACCATTATAGTATTGTAAATTGTTACAGAATGGCTCCTGAAATAGAGACGGCTCCATTGTTTTCAGAAGGTCTTTATATGCCGTGGATTTATGCGGAATCAATTGGAGCAAAGAGCATCCATCCAAAATATACAATTGCAAAAACGGAATTAATTAAGGCTTCTATGGAATATGGAATCGCTGTTAGGCCTTATACAGTAAATAAAGAAAACACGATGCACCGATTATTTTCTGCAGGATGTTCAGCGTTTATAACGGACGATCCTGTAAAAGCAATAAAAATCAGGGAGCAGTATTGTTAA
- a CDS encoding YycC family protein, whose product MKPLQISPDTAIKLAEKLKLPIEQIMHMPQHILLQKMMELDKKEKQE is encoded by the coding sequence ATGAAACCTTTACAAATTTCACCAGATACAGCCATAAAGCTTGCAGAAAAATTAAAGCTTCCTATTGAGCAAATCATGCATATGCCTCAGCATATTTTGCTTCAAAAGATGATGGAGCTAGATAAAAAAGAAAAACAAGAGTAA
- the spo0A gene encoding sporulation transcription factor Spo0A has translation MKKIKVCVVDDNRELVGLLEEYISSQDDMEIIGVGHNGQECLDILEHEDPDVLVLDIIMPHLDGLAVLGKMRDMKKTHLPNVIMLTAFGQEDVTKKAVDLGASYFILKPFDMENLANHIRQVSGKSNPVMRKSTTSNYRPQVESKPKNLDASITSIIHEIGVPAHIKGYMYLREAISMVYNDIELLGSITKVLYPDIAKKYNTTASRVERAIRHAIEVAWSRGNIDSISSLFGYTVSMSKAKPTNSEFIAMVADKLRLEHKAS, from the coding sequence GTGAAGAAGATTAAAGTTTGTGTAGTCGATGACAATAGAGAGCTAGTCGGGCTTTTAGAGGAATATATATCATCCCAGGATGATATGGAGATAATAGGGGTTGGGCATAATGGACAGGAGTGCTTGGACATTTTAGAGCACGAAGATCCAGACGTCCTTGTGTTGGATATTATTATGCCTCATTTAGATGGCCTTGCTGTTCTTGGTAAAATGCGCGATATGAAAAAGACACACCTGCCGAATGTAATTATGCTAACAGCTTTTGGACAGGAGGATGTTACAAAGAAAGCTGTTGATTTAGGAGCATCATATTTTATTTTAAAACCATTTGATATGGAGAATCTTGCTAACCACATTCGACAAGTAAGTGGAAAATCTAATCCGGTCATGAGGAAGTCTACAACCTCAAATTATCGTCCTCAAGTGGAATCAAAACCAAAAAATCTCGATGCAAGCATTACGAGTATTATTCATGAAATTGGCGTCCCTGCACATATTAAAGGCTATATGTATCTTCGTGAAGCAATTTCCATGGTATACAACGATATCGAGCTTCTTGGTTCGATCACAAAGGTTTTATATCCTGATATTGCAAAGAAATACAATACAACTGCAAGCCGAGTTGAACGTGCAATTCGACATGCTATCGAAGTTGCTTGGAGCAGAGGAAATATTGATTCGATCTCATCATTATTTGGATATACGGTAAGTATGTCAAAAGCAAAGCCAACGAATAGTGAATTTATTGCGATGGTCGCTGATAAATTAAGGTTGGAACATAAAGCTTCTTGA
- the spoIVB gene encoding SpoIVB peptidase, with amino-acid sequence MTIEALRKIIGGILLVSLIAIGFSKPFKEYIEIPTSITLFEGQQFNLAKVEMVTAKMSSDNSSIALKQDNDSVSLNAKKRGENEMFLELAGFPIKKVDVNVLKDFKVIPGGQSIGVKLNTIGVLVVGHHQINTINGKSSPGEIAGIKIGDIITEINGKKIEKMSDVAPFVQEAGKAGNPLNIVVNRENNYFTTKLTPLREKTEGSYKLGLYIRDSAAGIGTMTFYHPESRKYGALGHVISDMDTKKPIVVEDGQIVRSTVTSIEKGSNGNPGEKLARFSEDKEVIGNIVRNSPFGIFGELNQNLKNGILDKPMPIALSHQVKEGPAQILTVVDDDKVNLFDIEIVSTIPQKFPATKGMVIKVTDPKLLAKTGGIVQGMSGSPIIQNDKVIGAVTHVFVNDPTSGYGVHIEWMLNEAGIDIYEKQREKAS; translated from the coding sequence TTGACAATAGAAGCTTTAAGAAAAATAATTGGTGGAATTCTCCTTGTTTCATTAATTGCAATTGGTTTTTCCAAGCCTTTTAAAGAATATATAGAAATTCCGACATCCATTACACTTTTTGAAGGTCAGCAGTTTAACTTAGCTAAAGTAGAAATGGTAACAGCAAAGATGTCTTCAGATAATTCAAGTATTGCACTTAAACAAGACAATGATTCCGTGTCCCTAAATGCGAAAAAACGCGGGGAAAATGAAATGTTTTTAGAATTAGCGGGTTTTCCCATTAAAAAAGTCGATGTTAATGTGTTAAAGGATTTTAAAGTTATACCAGGTGGGCAGTCGATTGGAGTAAAACTAAATACAATAGGTGTGTTAGTAGTAGGCCACCATCAAATAAATACAATTAATGGTAAATCATCACCTGGAGAAATTGCAGGTATAAAAATAGGAGATATTATTACAGAAATAAATGGTAAAAAAATAGAAAAAATGTCAGATGTTGCTCCGTTTGTACAAGAGGCGGGGAAAGCTGGTAATCCCCTCAATATAGTCGTCAATCGTGAAAATAATTATTTTACAACAAAATTAACACCCCTCAGAGAGAAGACTGAGGGCTCCTATAAGCTAGGGTTGTATATTAGAGATTCTGCGGCAGGAATTGGTACAATGACATTTTATCATCCTGAGTCAAGAAAGTATGGCGCATTAGGTCACGTCATATCAGACATGGATACAAAAAAACCAATTGTTGTGGAAGATGGACAAATCGTTCGCTCAACCGTTACTTCAATTGAAAAAGGGAGTAATGGAAATCCAGGAGAAAAGCTTGCGCGTTTTTCTGAAGACAAAGAGGTAATCGGAAATATTGTTAGAAATAGCCCCTTTGGAATTTTTGGTGAGCTAAATCAAAACCTGAAAAATGGCATACTTGATAAGCCCATGCCGATTGCTTTATCACATCAAGTAAAAGAAGGCCCGGCACAAATTTTGACAGTGGTAGATGATGATAAAGTTAATCTTTTTGATATTGAAATTGTCAGCACAATTCCTCAAAAATTTCCTGCTACAAAAGGAATGGTCATAAAGGTGACAGATCCGAAGCTTTTAGCAAAAACAGGAGGAATAGTCCAAGGAATGAGTGGCAGTCCGATTATTCAAAATGACAAGGTAATTGGTGCGGTCACACATGTCTTTGTTAATGATCCAACTTCAGGCTATGGCGTTCACATTGAATGGATGTTAAATGAAGCTGGAATAGATATTTATGAAAAACAAAGAGAAAAAGCCTCATAA
- the recN gene encoding DNA repair protein RecN — protein sequence MLNELSIRNFAIIEALSISFDKGLTVLSGETGAGKSIIIDAIHLLVGGRGSVEFIRHGEEKAEIEGLFQVDDTNHPVYKKANEFGIELEDGMVVLRRDILKSGKSICRINGKLVTISILREVGSSLIDIHGQHEHQELMDDTMHISLLDQFGGAKISTALLGYQQVFQSYEQKLKNLKSLSENDQLMAHRLDLIQFQYDEIQKANLKLNEDEELFEEKRKLSNFERIFDSLQSGYSGLQGEQRGLDWIGLVMGHLEEAAGLDQSYKDLAENVSNCFYQLEDAASILRNKLDFLEYDPERLANIDDRLNEIQQLKRKYGKSIVEILEYASKIEEEIETLQNKETHIDKLEKEISSLKKDLRIEAEELSKSRKVSAQNLTNLIHKELKELYMEKTVFEVMFHTDSDNFMRSGIDRVEFYLSTNPGEPLKPLSKIASGGELSRIMLALKSIFSKHQGVTSIIFDEVDTGVSGRVAQAIAEKIHHVAVDSQVLCISHLPQVAAMADTHLFIAKNIKDGRTKTSVKPLNEVEKIKEIGRMISGVEITDLTKEHAKELLQLANRLKLQK from the coding sequence TTGCTAAATGAACTTTCAATTAGAAATTTTGCTATTATTGAAGCCCTTTCTATATCGTTCGATAAAGGTTTAACTGTATTAAGTGGGGAAACAGGTGCAGGGAAATCAATTATCATTGATGCTATTCATTTACTGGTCGGTGGCAGAGGTTCAGTTGAATTTATTAGACATGGCGAGGAAAAGGCAGAAATTGAAGGGCTTTTTCAAGTAGACGACACAAACCATCCTGTTTACAAAAAAGCAAATGAATTTGGTATAGAGCTTGAGGATGGAATGGTTGTACTAAGAAGAGATATTTTAAAGTCTGGAAAAAGCATTTGCAGGATAAATGGAAAGCTTGTGACCATATCGATTTTGAGAGAGGTTGGCAGTTCGCTTATTGATATTCATGGACAGCACGAGCATCAGGAACTAATGGATGATACGATGCATATTAGTTTACTTGATCAATTTGGTGGTGCAAAGATTTCAACTGCCCTTTTAGGATACCAGCAAGTTTTTCAATCCTATGAACAAAAATTGAAAAACTTAAAAAGCTTAAGTGAAAATGATCAATTAATGGCGCATCGTCTGGATTTAATTCAATTTCAATACGATGAAATTCAAAAGGCAAATTTAAAACTAAATGAAGATGAAGAGCTGTTTGAAGAGAAAAGAAAGCTGAGTAATTTTGAACGTATATTTGATTCTTTGCAGTCAGGCTATTCAGGCCTTCAAGGGGAACAAAGAGGACTGGATTGGATTGGCTTAGTTATGGGTCATTTAGAGGAAGCGGCCGGACTTGATCAATCCTATAAAGACCTTGCAGAAAATGTATCAAATTGTTTTTATCAACTTGAGGATGCAGCTAGTATATTACGAAACAAACTTGATTTTCTTGAATATGATCCAGAAAGGCTGGCCAACATTGATGACCGTTTAAATGAAATCCAACAGTTAAAACGAAAATACGGAAAATCAATTGTTGAAATCCTTGAATATGCATCAAAAATTGAGGAAGAAATCGAAACTTTGCAAAATAAAGAAACGCATATTGATAAGCTTGAGAAAGAAATATCCTCACTTAAAAAGGACCTGCGAATTGAGGCTGAGGAATTAAGTAAATCAAGAAAAGTTTCAGCCCAGAATTTAACAAATTTAATCCATAAAGAATTAAAAGAACTATATATGGAGAAGACAGTATTTGAAGTAATGTTTCACACGGATTCTGATAACTTTATGAGAAGTGGAATCGACCGAGTTGAATTCTACCTTTCAACAAATCCAGGCGAACCATTAAAGCCTCTATCTAAAATTGCTTCCGGAGGAGAGCTTTCGAGAATTATGCTTGCATTAAAGAGTATTTTTTCAAAGCATCAAGGGGTTACTTCTATCATTTTTGATGAAGTAGATACCGGTGTTAGCGGAAGAGTTGCACAGGCGATTGCTGAAAAAATTCATCATGTAGCAGTTGATTCTCAAGTGTTATGTATTTCTCATTTACCGCAAGTTGCAGCAATGGCTGATACCCATTTGTTTATCGCAAAAAATATTAAAGATGGAAGGACTAAAACATCTGTCAAGCCTTTGAATGAAGTTGAAAAAATAAAAGAAATTGGCAGGATGATATCTGGTGTTGAAATTACCGATTTAACAAAAGAGCATGCTAAAGAACTTCTTCAGCTTGCGAACAGGTTAAAGCTTCAAAAGTGA
- the ahrC gene encoding transcriptional regulator AhrC/ArgR — MTKGQRHIKIRDIIANNDIETQDDLVDELKNAGYNVTQATVSRDIKELHLVKVPLLDGRYKYSLPADQRFNPLQKLRRNLMDAFVRIDSAGHLLVMKTLPGNAMAIGALIDNLDWEEILGTICGDDTCLIICKTPEETEEITNRFLEML; from the coding sequence ATGACAAAAGGTCAGAGGCATATAAAGATTCGTGATATTATTGCAAATAATGATATAGAAACACAGGATGATCTTGTAGATGAATTAAAAAATGCTGGTTACAATGTAACACAAGCAACCGTTTCTCGTGACATTAAAGAACTTCATCTTGTAAAGGTTCCCCTTTTAGACGGTAGATATAAATACAGTCTTCCTGCAGATCAGCGCTTTAACCCATTACAAAAACTAAGAAGAAATTTAATGGATGCATTTGTACGTATTGATTCAGCAGGACATCTTCTTGTTATGAAAACCCTTCCTGGTAATGCGATGGCAATTGGAGCGCTTATCGATAATTTGGATTGGGAAGAAATTCTCGGAACAATTTGTGGAGACGATACTTGCTTAATTATTTGTAAAACTCCTGAGGAAACGGAAGAAATTACAAATCGCTTTCTTGAAATGTTGTAA
- a CDS encoding TlyA family RNA methyltransferase, with amino-acid sequence MKIKKERLDVLLVDRGLAETREKAKRTIMAGLVFSNETRLDKPGEKVNSDIPLRVKGKVMPYVSRGGLKLEKALKTFDLDVKDKLLLDIGASTGGFTDCALQNGALMSYALDVGYNQLAWKLRQDERVVVMERTNFRYVTPADLTKGMPNFASIDVSFISLKLILPVLKTLLVPNSDIVALVKPQFEAGRDQVGKKGIVRDSKVHELVLHEMISLSLQLGYDVKNLSFSPITGGDGNIEFLLHLFWTGEKDSGENMLSFDPSTIVKEAHIELKTKQNHEE; translated from the coding sequence AATAAAGAAAGAACGCTTAGATGTCTTATTAGTAGATAGAGGCTTAGCAGAAACGAGAGAAAAGGCAAAACGCACCATTATGGCTGGTCTTGTCTTCAGCAATGAAACTCGTCTTGATAAGCCGGGTGAAAAAGTAAATAGTGATATTCCATTAAGAGTAAAAGGTAAGGTCATGCCATATGTGAGCCGAGGAGGCTTGAAGCTTGAGAAGGCGTTAAAGACGTTTGATCTAGATGTGAAGGATAAGCTACTCCTTGATATTGGTGCTTCAACTGGGGGATTCACTGATTGCGCATTGCAAAATGGTGCACTGATGTCTTATGCCCTAGATGTTGGCTATAATCAGCTAGCATGGAAGTTGAGACAAGATGAGCGTGTAGTTGTAATGGAGCGCACAAACTTTCGTTATGTAACCCCTGCGGATCTTACTAAAGGTATGCCTAATTTTGCTTCGATTGATGTTTCATTTATCTCATTGAAGCTAATACTGCCTGTCCTAAAAACGCTATTGGTACCAAATAGTGATATCGTAGCGTTAGTGAAACCGCAGTTCGAGGCAGGACGTGATCAGGTAGGGAAAAAAGGAATTGTTAGAGATTCTAAAGTCCATGAATTAGTTCTTCATGAAATGATTTCTCTTTCTCTTCAACTTGGCTACGATGTAAAGAACCTTTCGTTTTCACCGATTACTGGTGGAGATGGAAATATTGAGTTTTTATTGCATCTTTTTTGGACAGGTGAAAAAGATTCAGGGGAAAATATGCTTTCATTTGATCCAAGTACGATCGTGAAGGAAGCTCATATAGAACTGAAAACAAAACAAAACCATGAGGAATAA